A stretch of Corallococcus macrosporus DNA encodes these proteins:
- a CDS encoding vWA domain-containing protein — MTFTLPQAWLLLLPLGLFLWRHGRRPGPPMVLRWALLVLGVGALAGPELRLANAGSDVAVVVDRSRSMPLDVDRVAQELISLVESQRRPGDRVGVITYGREARVESPLSEVGRFGGFTRPVDAEASDLSAALDARARSFPLNARAGCSWCPTGGPRARMLGARRGGWRREASRWTTGRCPVRSPRWTWPSCPWTCPPPSPCASPSSSPAVVQATSAVTGTVRLERDGKVLVKGRSTSSPAPTCLPLRDLLEEPGLVRYRLTVEVPGDGVPENDVGVGVLRVEGPPRVLLLTSQPSGTLAKALSATGMEVDVKAPFHLSLEALDGVGVVVLENVDANALGETGLNALADYVDQAGGGLVMTGGRSSFGEGGYRRSPVEPLLPVSLEMREEQRRASVAMSVLMDSSCSMGMQVPDGRTKMELAAEGVTAALTLLNANDEASVHMVDTEPHESSR, encoded by the coding sequence ATGACCTTCACCCTTCCCCAGGCGTGGCTGCTGCTGTTGCCGCTGGGCCTCTTCCTGTGGCGCCATGGCCGGAGACCCGGCCCGCCCATGGTGCTGCGCTGGGCGCTGCTGGTGCTCGGCGTGGGCGCGCTGGCCGGGCCGGAGCTGCGGCTGGCCAACGCGGGCAGCGACGTGGCCGTGGTGGTGGACCGCTCGCGCTCCATGCCGCTGGACGTGGACCGCGTGGCGCAGGAGCTGATTTCGCTGGTGGAGTCCCAGCGCCGGCCGGGCGACCGCGTGGGCGTCATCACCTACGGTCGCGAGGCCCGGGTGGAGTCTCCGCTGTCGGAGGTCGGCCGGTTCGGCGGCTTCACGCGGCCGGTGGACGCGGAGGCGTCGGACCTGTCGGCCGCGCTGGATGCGCGGGCGCGCTCATTCCCGCTGAACGCACGGGCCGGGTGCTCGTGGTGTCCGACGGGCGGGCCACGGGCGCGGATGCTCGGGGCGCGACGCGGCGGCTGGCGGCGCGAGGCATCGCGGTGGACTACCGGCAGGTGTCCCGTCCGGAGCCCGCGCTGGACGTGGCCGTCGTGTCCCTGGACGTGCCCGCCACCGTCTCCGTGCGCGAGCCCTTCCAGTTCTCCCGCCGTGGTGCAGGCCACCTCCGCCGTCACCGGCACCGTGCGCCTGGAGCGCGACGGGAAGGTGCTGGTGAAGGGCCGTTCGACTTCAAGCCCGGCCCCAACCTGTTTGCCCCTTCGCGACCTGCTGGAGGAGCCGGGGCTCGTGCGCTACCGGCTCACGGTGGAGGTGCCCGGCGACGGCGTCCCCGAGAACGACGTGGGCGTGGGCGTACTGCGAGTGGAGGGCCCGCCGCGCGTGCTGCTGCTCACCTCGCAGCCCTCGGGCACGCTGGCGAAGGCGCTGTCGGCGACGGGAATGGAGGTGGACGTGAAGGCGCCGTTCCACCTGTCGCTGGAGGCGCTCGATGGGGTGGGCGTGGTGGTGCTGGAGAACGTGGACGCCAACGCGCTTGGCGAGACGGGCTTGAACGCGCTGGCGGACTACGTGGACCAGGCCGGCGGCGGGCTGGTGATGACGGGAGGGCGTTCGAGCTTCGGCGAGGGCGGCTACCGGCGTTCCCCCGTGGAGCCGTTGCTGCCCGTGTCGCTGGAGATGCGCGAGGAGCAGCGGCGCGCGTCGGTGGCGATGAGCGTGCTCATGGATTCCAGCTGCTCCATGGGCATGCAGGTGCCGGACGGCCGCACGAAGATGGAGCTGGCCGCGGAGGGCGTGACGGCGGCGCTCACGCTGCTCAACGCGAACGACGAAGCCTCCGTGCACATGGTGGACACGGAGCCGCACGAGTCTTCCCGCTGA
- a CDS encoding BatA domain-containing protein: protein MSFGLPWGLLALGALVPLVAAYFLRRRQKPVVVSALFLWRTPRPRAEGGPRWERFTREASLLLEVLAVLAAALYLADVRLGETARRRHLVLVVDGSLSMSARTPDGRTVLEHVRTEAAKRVETERATHVTVLASGVSPQVIAGPEAEASRALGALESFEARGPDHDVTASLLWAQELAGPGTRVHFFTDAPPSTDATVPPSVRWTALGRSQGNVALVSAQRRDEGGRATVTLRVARFGAGPSEIEARVRAAPGPGAREGTERTERIPLPEEGAATVHLTFREAGDVEVFLPDDALPDDGHVRLPPSPVMPVAVGLTEGLSPASKQALERFLAVSPDVAHGTPVPGAPVLSVGPARAEARVTLGAEGPLRTFVGPFFMEKGSSLMDDVQLAGVRWTAGANPPGRPLMTAGEAVLVSEEEGGRLHLNVDLARSNLQRTTAWPVLLGNVVREARRLREGFPRHQLNLGESLAVVTEAGARYALKGPSGRKPVFGAGALSLPAPTHPGRYVLEREGRDVDSLEVLALDARESDLRGRGSTDVPAKEAGEDSEETGGHERARWPLVVLLAALLADFYVTRKA from the coding sequence GTGAGCTTCGGGCTTCCCTGGGGGCTGCTGGCGCTGGGCGCGCTGGTGCCGTTGGTCGCGGCGTACTTCCTGCGCCGCCGGCAGAAGCCGGTGGTGGTGAGCGCGCTGTTCCTCTGGCGCACGCCGCGTCCTCGCGCGGAGGGCGGGCCGCGGTGGGAGCGCTTCACTCGCGAGGCGTCGCTGCTGCTGGAGGTGCTCGCCGTGCTCGCCGCCGCGCTGTATCTGGCGGACGTTCGCTTGGGCGAGACTGCTCGGCGCCGTCACCTCGTGCTGGTCGTGGATGGCAGCCTGTCCATGTCCGCTCGGACTCCGGATGGCAGGACGGTGCTGGAGCACGTGCGCACCGAGGCCGCGAAGCGCGTGGAGACCGAACGCGCGACGCACGTCACGGTGCTCGCGAGCGGTGTGTCGCCCCAGGTCATCGCTGGACCGGAGGCGGAGGCCTCGCGCGCCCTGGGCGCACTGGAGTCCTTCGAGGCTCGCGGGCCGGACCATGACGTCACGGCGTCGCTCCTCTGGGCGCAGGAGCTGGCCGGACCGGGCACGCGCGTGCACTTCTTCACCGACGCGCCACCCTCCACGGACGCGACCGTGCCTCCCTCCGTGCGCTGGACGGCGCTGGGCCGCTCCCAGGGCAACGTGGCGCTGGTCTCCGCACAGCGGCGCGACGAAGGCGGCCGGGCCACCGTGACGCTGCGGGTGGCTCGCTTCGGCGCGGGTCCTTCGGAAATCGAAGCTCGCGTGCGCGCCGCACCGGGACCGGGCGCTCGCGAGGGCACTGAGCGCACGGAGCGCATCCCGCTGCCGGAAGAGGGCGCCGCGACGGTGCACCTCACGTTCCGCGAGGCCGGCGACGTGGAGGTGTTCCTGCCGGACGACGCGCTCCCCGATGACGGACACGTGCGCCTGCCTCCGTCCCCCGTGATGCCGGTGGCGGTGGGGCTGACGGAGGGCCTGTCGCCCGCGTCGAAGCAGGCGCTGGAGCGCTTCCTGGCGGTGTCTCCCGACGTGGCGCATGGCACTCCCGTTCCCGGTGCGCCGGTGCTGTCCGTGGGCCCCGCGCGCGCGGAGGCCCGCGTGACGCTGGGCGCGGAAGGACCGCTGCGCACCTTCGTGGGGCCGTTCTTCATGGAGAAGGGCAGCTCGCTGATGGACGACGTACAGCTCGCGGGCGTGCGGTGGACGGCGGGCGCGAACCCTCCGGGCCGTCCGCTGATGACCGCGGGCGAGGCCGTGCTCGTGTCGGAAGAGGAGGGCGGACGGCTGCACCTCAACGTGGACCTGGCGCGCTCCAACCTCCAGCGCACCACCGCCTGGCCCGTGCTGTTGGGCAACGTGGTGCGTGAAGCGCGGCGGCTGCGCGAAGGCTTCCCCCGACATCAGCTCAACCTGGGCGAGTCGCTCGCCGTGGTGACGGAAGCCGGGGCTCGCTACGCGCTGAAGGGGCCCTCGGGGCGCAAGCCCGTGTTCGGCGCGGGCGCGCTGAGCCTCCCAGCGCCCACCCACCCCGGCCGCTATGTGCTGGAGCGCGAGGGCCGGGACGTGGACTCGCTGGAGGTGCTGGCGCTGGATGCGCGGGAGTCGGACCTGCGCGGCCGGGGCAGTACCGACGTGCCCGCGAAGGAAGCAGGCGAGGACTCCGAAGAGACCGGCGGCCATGAGCGCGCCCGCTGGCCCCTGGTGGTGCTGCTGGCCGCGCTGCTGGCGGACTTCTACGTCACGAGGAAGGCATGA
- a CDS encoding ABC transporter ATP-binding protein, producing the protein MSLLEVKGLRRDYGALRAVDNVSFNLEAGSILGFIGPNGAGKSTTLRILATLDVPTSGTVLLDGTSLVDAPDRARPLLGYMPDRYGTYDDITVKEFLDFFARAYGLKGAQRKQRVDSVMEFTGLGPLAEKLTTELSKGMRQRVALGRTLLHDPRLLLLDEPADGLDPRARIELRELLRALADQGKAVIISSHILTELAEICDSCVIIEQGRLLAQGKVEDLLRQSAGPSRVTELTVRLAAAGDEGEALWARTERTLLEQPRVKDVSREGGALRVRLELEADAGPAQAEAAAAVLLAALVAQGLPVCAFSPRERNLEDAFMTVTKGRVA; encoded by the coding sequence ATGAGCCTGCTGGAGGTGAAGGGGCTGCGGCGCGACTACGGGGCGCTGCGCGCGGTGGACAACGTGTCGTTCAACCTGGAGGCCGGGAGCATCCTGGGCTTCATCGGGCCCAACGGCGCGGGCAAGAGCACCACGCTGCGCATCCTGGCCACGCTGGACGTGCCCACTTCGGGGACGGTGCTGCTGGACGGCACGTCGCTGGTGGACGCGCCGGACCGGGCCCGGCCGCTGCTGGGCTACATGCCGGACCGCTACGGCACCTACGACGACATCACCGTGAAGGAGTTCCTGGACTTCTTCGCGCGTGCGTACGGGCTGAAGGGCGCGCAGCGCAAGCAGCGCGTGGACTCGGTGATGGAGTTCACCGGGCTGGGGCCGCTGGCGGAGAAGCTCACCACGGAGCTGTCCAAGGGCATGCGTCAGCGCGTGGCGCTGGGGCGCACGCTCTTGCACGACCCGAGGCTCCTGCTGCTGGACGAACCGGCGGACGGGTTGGATCCGCGCGCGCGCATCGAGCTGCGGGAGTTGCTGCGCGCGCTGGCGGATCAGGGCAAGGCGGTCATCATCTCCAGCCACATCCTCACGGAGCTGGCGGAGATCTGCGACAGCTGCGTCATCATCGAGCAGGGGCGCCTGCTGGCCCAGGGCAAGGTGGAGGACCTGCTGCGCCAGAGCGCGGGCCCGTCCCGTGTGACGGAGCTGACGGTGCGGCTGGCGGCGGCGGGTGACGAGGGTGAAGCGCTGTGGGCGCGCACGGAGCGCACGCTGCTGGAGCAGCCGCGCGTGAAGGACGTGTCGCGCGAGGGCGGCGCGCTGCGCGTGCGGCTGGAACTGGAGGCGGACGCGGGGCCGGCGCAGGCGGAGGCGGCCGCGGCGGTGCTGCTGGCGGCACTGGTGGCGCAGGGGCTGCCGGTGTGCGCGTTCAGCCCGCGCGAGCGCAACCTGGAGGACGCGTTCATGACGGTGACGAAGGGGAGGGTGGCGTGA
- a CDS encoding DUF58 domain-containing protein yields MSARLDEAEVARLAPGLSLALPRLPQRGRVGEVRATSAGSAMELHDFRAYQPGDDLRQLDWNAVARTGELVLRVRQDEVSPRVEVLLDGSRSMGLSPRKAAGAREVALLTVEVGGRQGLTPTLLWGGERSERVQGPACRAALRGTEFEARDDLASALGRLPLLRPCGLRVVVSDFLFETDLEALCARLSRGASALFLVQVLDAEDLEPTGGEGARLVDAESGVALEELLTDGVLAAYARRFAEHQRALRSAATRARGTLLTVNAAEGLRAQVAGPLRALFIAGGGA; encoded by the coding sequence GTGAGCGCGAGGCTGGATGAGGCGGAGGTGGCGCGGCTGGCGCCGGGCTTGAGCCTGGCCCTGCCGCGCCTGCCGCAGCGGGGACGGGTGGGCGAGGTGCGTGCCACGTCCGCGGGCAGCGCGATGGAGCTGCACGACTTCCGCGCGTACCAGCCGGGGGATGACCTGCGGCAGCTGGACTGGAACGCGGTGGCGCGCACGGGGGAGCTGGTGTTGCGCGTGCGCCAGGACGAGGTGTCGCCGCGCGTGGAGGTGCTGCTGGACGGCTCGCGCAGCATGGGGTTGTCGCCGCGCAAGGCGGCGGGGGCTCGGGAGGTGGCGCTGCTGACGGTGGAGGTGGGCGGGAGGCAGGGGTTGACGCCGACGCTGCTGTGGGGCGGGGAGCGGTCGGAGCGGGTGCAGGGGCCGGCGTGCCGCGCGGCGCTGCGGGGCACGGAGTTCGAGGCGCGGGATGACCTGGCGTCGGCGCTGGGACGGCTGCCGCTGTTGCGGCCGTGTGGCTTGCGGGTGGTGGTGAGTGACTTCCTCTTCGAGACGGACCTGGAGGCGCTGTGCGCCCGGCTGTCGCGAGGAGCCTCGGCGCTGTTCCTGGTGCAGGTGCTGGACGCGGAGGACCTGGAGCCCACGGGCGGTGAGGGCGCGCGGCTGGTGGACGCGGAGAGCGGCGTGGCGCTGGAGGAGTTGCTGACGGACGGAGTGCTGGCCGCCTACGCCCGCCGCTTCGCGGAGCACCAGCGCGCGCTGAGGAGCGCGGCGACGCGGGCACGCGGAACGCTGCTCACCGTGAACGCGGCGGAGGGCTTGCGAGCACAGGTCGCGGGACCGCTGCGCGCATTGTTCATCGCGGGAGGCGGGGCGTGA
- a CDS encoding ABC transporter permease: protein MSTQASPASGAAESAPGVPAVTSDRWEKWGDRLNPLVVKEVRQGLRTRVFWVCFGLLLAACLVLSLIAFANTHASTYTREGRTYFFSFFVCLALVHFGVIPFNAYRSLAREREDETWSLLLLTGLGPRRILGGKVASFLVQAALYASAVGPFLLFSYFLNGIDLPTILMVLLMGGAWMVFLTLVSVCAATLADSRMGRAAVRLALVGVLVVTFFQTLTFTFVVTQERGSGFSFDRDFFLGLGAAFWALVSTGWLVFETAVSRLSLVTEDYTRHPRRALVVQMVLTFVGMTAVWWWQGKDNDIPEVMGMLGGLHLIFATLFMGTDVDGQSRPLRAGTRAWSLLKPGALRGFRLSVLLLVGWAAGCTVLLWMSDDSTRTLRMTMPVMALGLYGVLYLSVALLLGRMPRSGRFASPVSVRLLYVLVGVLGAGVPPLLAVFLDLEGRDELLNLLNPVLGTLNFGRYDYSDPSGLKMPPELLLCVALVAFLAAFAADRVLADRERRVHQR, encoded by the coding sequence GTGAGCACGCAAGCAAGTCCCGCGTCGGGCGCGGCCGAGTCCGCCCCGGGTGTCCCCGCCGTGACGTCCGACCGCTGGGAGAAGTGGGGCGACCGGCTCAACCCGCTGGTGGTGAAGGAGGTGCGGCAGGGGCTGCGCACGCGCGTGTTCTGGGTGTGCTTCGGGCTGTTGCTCGCGGCGTGCCTGGTGCTGTCGCTCATCGCGTTCGCCAACACGCACGCCAGCACGTACACGCGCGAGGGGCGCACGTACTTCTTCTCCTTCTTCGTGTGCCTGGCGCTGGTGCACTTCGGCGTCATCCCCTTCAACGCGTACCGCTCGCTGGCGCGCGAGCGCGAGGACGAGACGTGGTCGCTGCTGCTGCTCACGGGGCTGGGGCCCCGGCGCATCCTGGGCGGCAAGGTGGCGTCGTTCCTGGTGCAGGCGGCGCTGTACGCGTCGGCGGTGGGGCCGTTCCTGCTGTTCAGCTACTTCCTCAACGGCATCGACCTGCCCACCATCCTGATGGTGCTGCTGATGGGCGGAGCGTGGATGGTGTTCCTCACGCTCGTGTCGGTGTGCGCGGCGACGCTGGCGGACAGCCGGATGGGGCGGGCCGCGGTGCGGCTGGCGCTGGTGGGCGTGCTGGTGGTGACGTTCTTCCAGACGCTGACGTTCACCTTCGTGGTGACGCAGGAGCGCGGCAGCGGGTTCTCGTTCGACCGGGACTTCTTCCTGGGGCTGGGCGCGGCGTTCTGGGCGCTCGTGTCGACCGGCTGGCTGGTGTTCGAGACGGCGGTGTCGAGGCTGTCGCTGGTGACGGAGGACTACACGCGCCATCCCCGGCGGGCGCTGGTGGTGCAGATGGTCCTGACGTTCGTGGGGATGACGGCGGTGTGGTGGTGGCAGGGCAAGGACAACGACATCCCCGAGGTGATGGGCATGCTGGGAGGCCTGCACCTCATCTTCGCCACCCTCTTCATGGGGACGGACGTGGACGGGCAGTCGCGTCCCCTGCGCGCGGGAACTCGGGCCTGGTCGCTGCTCAAGCCCGGGGCGCTGCGCGGGTTCCGGCTGTCGGTGCTGCTGCTCGTGGGCTGGGCGGCCGGGTGCACGGTGCTGCTGTGGATGTCGGACGACTCGACGAGGACCCTGCGGATGACGATGCCGGTCATGGCGCTGGGGCTCTACGGGGTGCTGTATCTGTCGGTGGCGCTGCTGCTGGGACGGATGCCGCGCTCGGGGCGGTTCGCGTCGCCGGTGTCGGTGCGGCTGCTCTACGTCCTGGTGGGCGTGCTGGGGGCCGGGGTGCCGCCGCTGCTGGCGGTGTTCCTGGACCTGGAGGGGCGCGATGAATTGCTCAACCTGCTCAACCCGGTGCTGGGGACGCTGAACTTCGGCCGGTACGACTACAGCGACCCGAGCGGCCTGAAGATGCCGCCGGAGCTGCTGCTGTGCGTGGCGCTGGTGGCGTTCCTGGCGGCGTTCGCGGCGGACCGCGTGCTGGCGGACCGCGAGCGGCGGGTCCATCAGCGGTGA